The region gctaagaCTCGTTCCGGAGGCCtatatttactcatttttttatgAGATTCTATactttgttatgactaggttatcgctaggggctcgggatcaggaacgtgctcgagggtcattcttcttttactttacactcggatttgaggtaagaaaattgcacccaatacgtgatgtacatgattagggcttggcccgaatgttgaatacaGATTGGATTAGGGTTTGgacccctgtaaatgtgcatgattatgattatgcctgtaaATGATTGATTAaccatgttgaatgctctgtatataGATATTTGTTATACGATGAATGCTTGTTCGCATTATCTGATTGTGAAAGgcttaacttatgagtcaagggcggcagtAGCACACTgtgcgctggtcgatatggttagacctaatcaagagtgcatcatacgcttgtctaaCCCAATGGTCAAGGAAAATTAAGtgtcaggtacgctgggccagctccaagacTGGTTATATAAatgatagggcaatgggccccggggtgacttattagtcccatatcctggGGCGTCGATCCCCGacatgatttattaatcatgtaacttgggcaATGGACCCCGATGtgattcagttaatcatttaattagggcatctGGCCCCATATGTCGcggtagtcatttatatgaatgggtTGCATGCATTAATAGGGTTATtgctgctaggcatgcttattatagTTTGGTAACGTATTATTTACTGCTTATGAGTTTGTTCAAGTTTTCTTgcagggccttggctcacgggtgctatgtggtgcaggtaaggggagagggaagctggaccagccatgagttggagagcttaggtggcgacgtgtacatatgcggccgcttgaccgccacggccaaggtttcttagagggactagggttaaaccctatttttttcgcttaggttggcatgttgtaacttttgaattgtaattacccttttggaactgtacacaactttgtaaacgtttattatgggatcccatgtacaacttaacattttaataaaatatccattccttttgaccaaaatttttaaccctagatGGTTagcacatttagatgcacgtttatggccaaatgactcgtttagtgagtttagcactataaaaatacatagtgtaacggtcttggctaaccagggcattacagtagtTATCGAAACAGGTAAGTGTCCAAGGTCGTGGAGGTTTAGGGTGGGACACCACTCACTACTATAAATTGTCAACACTTGCTCACGTTGTTTGTTTTCTGTATTCTTGCGTGACATGCTTACATGATGAAAATGCATGTGTACGTTATGATCAAATGCACGCTTACGTTTCTCGTGCTTAGTTGTACACTTAACCAAATCAGGATTGGCTCACAGCCGGAATGACGTCGGTAATACGTGTTATGATTGTGTTGTGATATGCTATAATTATGTGATGTGGTGATAGGATATAATATGCTATGCTATGGTATGTTACGTTATATTATGAGAATGAGAAGATACGATAGTAATTATTATTGAACTCTTTATAGGTTAAGGTATAGATTATGAGTAGTTTATAATTTAGGTTGTGATGATATgaattagtttatgttttatgtttatgttttctgtTTGGGCTTTGGGGTTgtgtgttggtttttatagatcaaatcagagattatacgcagcgaaacaacaatcaagattgttaatttaaccctacaagatttctaaatctacttcttcacatacatatatatatattgaatcaaagagatgaatagaaaaattacctgaagtcattccttgctgctatctttttgtacgacaaaatccttgagatctcacaccaagatcttccaaaatattctcaacacacaaagaacgagtgtgggctcgttatacaaaacaataggcaaaatctatttatcagatgttctcaacacatgagatttgataaagtttggacctaaatttgtaaAGACAGTGACCTATGAttgtagcactgttctatttctctcaggaatatttcacgatatattttctatcactgaaaagtatcgctctaaAAACTGATctcatttatttaatatatccaatatatattaaaataaataatattagttattttaaataatttaaaaataactaatcagttatcagatttttatttaaataataatattttaattacattaaaatatctcattatttatttaatatttaaataactaaaattgttaaGCTAAGATTCTTCTGGAACCTtgccagggagggcatgtgattttcccaatttttcatcattatttaaatacaaaaaatcccaaaaataaattaattcaaaatcaattatatttttgttaaatcaaataattaactaattctcaattaattaattacacataatcatacaataattatgtttagtgcatagaaaaatattatacttatcaaataagtcattttgcccattttttgtatttatctttgtcaatgtttgtttgagccaattcggagaccatggacctataacattaatctccaataaattaaaactaaataattaaactctttaatcataatagttaatttattaattatgatatttctccactataaattcagaagtgaactctttatgttatagatatacttttacagaaatcttattttaagttatCAATTGATATAAccattgttgaccctcgatttggccaacgacacggagtcaaatatacgacaaaagataaaacgacaattaagaattAAATCTAATGgataagaagaaaacaccaaggacttatagtggttcggccccaaggaatggtaatgacctacgtccacttagtgctattattaatatcgaatctcaaagccgtgatcaaagaactagggttctttgagtttcacaaaccttggaagaattACAATGAAACGATGTATAatcgcactatagctctctctcagTATTCAGAAAAAAGATTCAGAGATCGCAAAAaggtcctttccttgagctatttcatgcatatttataggctcaaggagggttacataggctaatgggccttaactttccctaataatcgcgtatcaaggtaataaagaggaaatatttaatgtaattattataggattacaatcttagaagtaaatagatcaaattatacgaccaacctggtcgtatctaatagttaagcctggcgaagtgatgtgcctctggtcgacaACCGAAAAACATCGTCTTATTTTAAGTTTGCCACGTGTGAGAAGTACCTGCCACGTCATAAgtaaccatttttgggtaaacatttgcccctcaagtttactttaatgcgaccagcataaagtaaacttaggtgtcCGACCTTTCGTGTGCCCCATGAAACCTATCAGAACTGTCATGCCTCTTCggaaaaagcaaccaatcatgtccaatcaggactttttggtttcccaaaagcctgtctgacggctattacagtTCCCCATACTCCGAAAACAGTAATTCATAATTGCCTCTTTTATAGTGCTacgatcactataaataatactcCCAGATCATATTCTTACTTTTTACCTTTCATTTGCCTTCTGCTTTTCAAGAACTCTAAAGAACTTTAACTTACAGAGTCTAGAAATCTCAAGAGCCTTCATCGCTGATCCGAGGAACCTCCGTCCAGACCCTCAGAACATTCGTGCTCATACTCcaactttcatccaagtaagttttcatAATCTTTCTActgtttgagatgccatgcaaaactctTTTTTATTTGTTCCGTATTTGAGTTCTTGACTAAAACTATTTTGGGGTAATAggcatattgatcgatgcttgataggaAAGTGAGATAGTGTTGTATAGGAGTTAAgagccagtttgatagtcgagaccGTAGATTtaaggcgtaaaatcgaagtaaaaattcgatttttaagctagttgaaaaaatgggtttttcccgccctcttagagttgaaaaagtttttacttctgctttttaatctgtttcCCAAACTGCTCATAAAAGActatttttgttagaatgctactggtcgtataaaagcttaacttttatacgcgagcaacgttattccaactctcaacacaagcttttaggccttaagttctcatctccccctttttctgttcgcaacttttcatgcaagatccgtggggaggtgagagacccatcgacgatgacttgctagctcaattgctcgaggacgaggagcaaccgtcattgataatacctgaaattcccttttctcgcgcCATGCCAAACACTCCATCGACCTTCCTACAAAACATGGCTCGTGCAAAaactaaagcccagaaaaagaaatcttcccatccttcaaatcagcctgctccttgggctaaaattccatcgaccagtggtcgagaaagaaatatccccgaCCTTAGCATCCAAACCCATGCTTAACTTTGAaacgccattcaaccagatgaTGAATGGTACATTGCCCCTTCTAGCCAAGTAACAATTAGGATGATTtccaattacattaaaaaatatgaaTTTCCTGGGGTGActctagtccaacccaccaaagaccaaagggcaaacttgcctggaggcgctttaagcgcctggtcgaggtatcacatcgaggcaggagctatcctgcctcttcatcctttcttccaaggtgTAACACCCTagctccagggaccgttacggtgtgccttgtaaacagcgctaaactcgctaatcgagtcatttggccaaaatcgtgtaactaagtatgattagcggtttagggattaaaatttttagataagatataacgtttcattagaacgtttaatatatatattgggatcccagaaatataatttcagagtctattacaagaaaatatttacaacaggctgttctaagcggcaaaacagggtttaaccctagttctcctttaaacctcggtcgtggtggacgagcagctgcatatgtacacctcatcacctagctctccaactcaaggatggtccaactttcttttgcctttacctgcaccacatagcacccgtgagccgaagcccagcaagaaaacttaatatgctcatgaacagtaatagcatgtcatcaaatcataaggcacacgcctagcaaatatagccctattccagcaggcaaatgagttcttgtaatgttgagtataacacatcaaccaatgatcataataatcattcaggactttcagtccaaacaaataggtgacagttgcaaaagtcaccaatatggggacagcaccctttagccatgtgacgataggatcaccagggcttaactgataagtgagcATCTCATTGACTTGAGCAatataggtgcatggtgattagtcaccaacataaccttcctcatgactctagagtcataactatggaacagcattccctagccatgtgacaagcagtcaccggggccgtatgccctggctttgaataactagtctcagactagccaagcgcttataagttcatcgaccttagggtcggtccagcgttaataccccatatgagtcattcaacgctgatatcaattagatctaatcttcatttggccttgcgttcacgatgctatgccatttctgactcttaggtcagtatccctgactagtcagtacatatacaagtaagcgATGCAatgaaacatatatcatatgtcaaatatccaaataaagggcattcaacatgcttactcaataattaatagcacaactaggatcatgcataaacacagaggctcaagctctgaacaatatcatactcagtacataaagcatgtcctaatcacatgtttctcgtgcattacatgtaTCACATCTAATCACTTGACATGACTCAAtgataaccatgcatgccacatttaactatccaacatgcatcaagaataaccatgcatgtcatatatacacagggtgcagttttcttacttcgggttcgagcaagaattagtaaaagaacgacccttgagaacgatcaatcctttggtcctttagcggtcacctagttataaccaaatatggaatcccatcaataaaataaatcataaaaaggtttataatctaaaaccacactcccgagatccatcccgcactctcgggaatcttaatatactcaaacggggcaaaggaaccaaacctcGAGCCTTAAAGGTCATTCCGAGCCCCAAAATAggcttgctgaaaaatggaccagcgctgcagccctattaaatggcgctgaggcgctatttccaagtcagagaggcccagctctctgccatgcctagcgctgctgcgccaaccacagaccagaaactttttggttttccctccttgcgatttctcttgaaaccaaccctccaaaccaatcccaaacatcacccaaacatccaattcaacccccaaacctcatctacatcacaccctcatcaaaacccactcaaacttacacaaaaacttccatgaattctcaccactaacacctcaaattctcaactgaaaaaccataaggaAAATAGAGTATAACAagattttcatggctgaattccttacctcaagcttgatttagatatccttcaatgattgaaccaaggtcctaagccctcaagccttgctctcctagctagCTACCTCAAACTGgctctcaaaaatcaaaaggaagaaggaggaggaataggtacgggagagaaagaaagatgaggatgatgatgctctgtttttttcatacattttctacagcctttaaatgatacatatcctttgccaaatgaccatattgcccctaggtcaaataaaggcttctaaagacttccaagggtcaaatcgtcatttcccgcctatgtcgttaattataattaacaccctccaattcccgttattctcaatattctcaaacaccaataattcatatcccgttaccctttaattctcggcaacgttctaatcaccaaattaccccgagactcactccgagccccgaacttaatcccgttatgactagaccgaaaacttgcattccatgatcgtctcatgccgaatggatcgaaccaatccacatataatgtggtattatttataattcacccacatgcatgaaaatacacaatcacgccctcaacgggccaaattaccaaaatgcccttataattaaaattgaacccatatgcatgcatttaccatcatataataatataattcacataaacatgcatataatcattaaatatcataataaatcaattatggccctcccggcctcctaatcaaggtcctaaaccttattaggaaatttggggcattacaagtatactccaaacttaagttcagatttcttccaggcagtaagtagttcagtaagtaatgtagcgactagtagttgtagcacaagtactttacttataatatctttactttcatttttagTTCCATCTATATATCTTGTCTCATTGCTCGTGTTGTTTctttttgtgcagatatgtcatctgaagacaTGTTTGAGCATCACAGGGCTGCCGCTGCTTCTTCAGCCAGGAAGAAAGATAGCAAGAGGAATAGGGGGAAAGCAGTaaaactgcctcaaagaaggcccgaatTGAGGACCCTCCAGCAACTGTTCCTTCAAAGGAGAACACACCACCTCCCTCGCCAAACAAAGCCgcagccctagctcgaagaagcatgTGGAGCAAGTTTGGTCttgttgggcgtcgcggccctaggtgtagggcgccgcggcccttgctcctggagtggctgggggccgcggcccaaggtgttagggccgcagcccttggataggtttgagcccgtttaagtgttttggccccggaaacttggttttaggccttaggattgttcctactactcggattagtggggattgatgtcccggaggctagatcttggtttgggaacctttgttaattattttattgatggtgtcccatatttggttatgactaggtgaccgctaaaggactaaaagtcagatcgttctcaagggtcgttcttttatttattctcgctcgaatcaaaggtaagaaaactacaacctgtgtatgtgacatgcatgattgttgttgaggcatgttggttgataaagcatgttggttgataaatgtgtacattgatagcatattaaatgctagcgaatattgtttacttgtatatggcactgactagtcagggacactgacctaagagtcagaaacggcataaacgtcctgaacgcaaggccgaatgaagattagatctaatcgatatcagcattgaatgactctaaggcattaatgttggaccgaccctaaggtcgatgaaacttataaacgcttggctagtctaagactagttactcagagctagggccaaaggcctaagtgactgcttgtcacatggctagggaacagtgttccatagttatgactctagagtcatgaggaaggttatgttggtgactagtcatcatgcacctatcctgtttaagctagtgaaaggttcacttatctgttaagccccggtgaccctatcgtcacatggctaaatggagctgtacccaccttagtgacttttgcggctgtcacttacctgttttggactgaaagtcctaaatgattattatgatcattgttgatattatatcatgctatattgtgttttcttgcgggccttgagtggagagcttaagtggtgatgtgtacatatgtggccgcttgaccaccacggccaaggagttctcagaggaactagggggtttaccctatttttgctgcttaggtcggcgggtttgtaaattttaaacagtagtgaccattttgagttgtaaataacttgtaaatgttttgatgggctcatgaacagttttatgtacttaataaaatatataatttcctttttattggttttccaccttagcctgttaacaacacttagaagcacgtttttaaccaaaggactcgggtagcgagtcaaatttctggttcaccgtaactgttctggggtaaccagggcgttacagttttcatcgaacttggggtcggtccagcactaatgctcatgatgagtcattcaatgttgatgttgattagatctaatctttatcggctctacgttcatgacgcttatgccccgtgactcataggtcagtaacacacgaccaatACTCAGTACTGctttgaacttgactagtaagtcacaacatcacagacggatctgacaccattgccgattttgactagtaagtcagtgccattcacaagtaagaaagatttgctaagcatttgatatgcaatcaatgtccacatttaaacactcaacatgcctcaactataaccatgcatgtcacatataaggtgcagtcttcttacctctagttcgagtgagaattaataaaagaacgacccttgagaacgatcaactttttaGTTCCTTGacagtcacctggtcataaccaattatgggattccatcaataacaggagtaataaaaggttcccagaccaagacctagcctccaggtcattgaatcctactaaaccgggtagtaggaacgatctcgaggccgtggtctctattcaatatagcccaatgcattgaagtgtattaatcccCTAATTATggaaagaatgtgtattaattgtttatgattaacattaatgaccccagcctctaaaAATAGGGCTGGGAGTCTCATTTTAAGGggttcaattttttggagaaaaaACTACTTGTACTTAGAGAAATCTTAACATTGCTTGAGAAGACACTATAAAGGCTTGCAATCACAAGATTGCAATCTCCTCaatactagagactcgtggactagggttcttttataacctgcaCCACGCGAAAATCTTTATGTTCTTATAGTTATTTCTTTAACCTTTCTTATAaaagttgatagtgaaaaagacAGTGAACAAGAAtattattacattaaatatataatataatataatctactattagCTAGctacaaacttaaatttaaaattcacatgtaatattaatattatattaaatatttaatatataatctcttgttgtcactgtcaaattcaaaaacttaaacaaaaattaattaattaaaatagaatattttaaagatattttatgataattgaaataattaaatcacatttatttaaaaataataagtatatacatatcatttttttatcttataaatttgtgtgatagtttgttttttatcaagtgattgaaactcttttttttcatcaaattcatcaaaaGACATTGAGAGAtacattataaactaaaaatagttaatgcatgtatactaccgtgtacactatgattttttctattcttattttatttctatcattaatttttttaaatattattataatttttatatatatgttacataattatgtaaatatatatttatgcaaTGTTGTGTTCAATGTTATATGTATAGAGATTcctgtataaatatttatatatattgtgaaACTAcaatacattatattatatatatttaaaaaaaacaatcaattaaatttataaacaatatttacaACAAGATGCTTCTACCTACTAATTTATACATTTGTGTATTATTAACattttaaagaattttttttccaCAAAACATTTTAAAGATTTTTAATCATAACAaggatatatgttttattttttttattttgggcaCCCATctaaatttatgatttttttttcaaattttaacacaagaagaaaaaaaaatcacaaagccACGTCACCAAGTTTAAACTTGAGGATTTCGTggtttgtaattaaatttaaaacccTTCTACTCTACACTTCTACTTCCTTCTTCTCCTTTCTCATCTCTATCTCTCTGACTCCATTTCTGTTGTTCTTTTCTCTGATAGAGAGAGATACTCTGCTTCTCAATTCTACCTAAGCTCCGATTCCCCCAGCCAATCACTTTTCGCCACGCCATTCTCACCTACACTCAGCCCTAACGGTTCTCTTCTTGTTTCGATTCTCGCCGGAAAATGCCGCCCGCCGCGGTGGATGTCCGGTCACCGATTGcctctcctcctcctcctccgccGTCAAGGAAAAACCCTAGCTCCTCTTTCCCCCAATCGACACAGGATGGATCGCCCTTCAATTTCCGGGCAGCTTTTGGTGATGGAGGCGGCGTGTGTGGTCCCGATCGTGATGCTCCGCGATCAAAGACGGAGGTGCCGCCGACGCCTCCGTCGGTGAGGTCGCGGCCGAGGCTTTGGAAGGTGAGGAGGCATGTTGGGGCTCAGCATGCGAGGTCGAGGATTGGTTCGAGTGAGGTCGGCTTGGGTTTCAATCCGTTTTGTTCGTCGAATGGGGTTAGTGTTTCTAGTGGGGAGACTGGAAGTGTGGGTTTTGGGTTTGATGGTGTTCGGAGTGGTCTCAGCGAGTGTTTGGGTTCTGGGGAGGGACTTAGACAGTTGAGTTCTGATGAGACAGGGAAGTCGAGTATCGGCCAGGGAATGGAGTTTAAGAAGACTGAAAGTGTGGGTTTTGTGTTTGGGGCCAAGGAAAATGGTACGACAAGGGATTTTCTCGGGGAAAAGGACCAAGCTATTAAAAATGGGACAGAAGTGGTTTCTGATGGTACGGGGGAAAAGAAAACAGAGCCTGAACCAGTAAGCGGAAAGTTTGGTGCGGGTTTTGCATTCGGTCAAAATTGGAATGGGTTAGGTTTAAATTCTAATCTAGAAAAGACAGAATATGgtgaatttgagaagaatttgaACTCTGATGTAAGTGGAAAGATGAAACCTGAGACTGGAGTAGAGTGTCCGAAGGACAGTAATGCGGCTTTCGTGTTCGGAGCGAATCCTAGTGGGTTGAGCTTAAATTTTGATTCGGAAGAGGGAAATGTCATGAGATCTAGTTCGGAGTTTGTGTTTGGTGCTAGTTGGTGTACTTCTGAATCGAATTTGAGTTCGGAAAAGAGAGACTCCAGTGACATCGAAAAAGAAGTTCCCAGCAAAGTAGAAGCTGCAAGTAAAGTCAATACTGGTGCGTTTGTATTTGAAAGTATCAGTAGGAAAGGTTCCAGTTTGACTGAAAATTCAGGGAACTTCCATGGCACTGTAGGGGCACAAGTTAATGGTTTGGGTCCAGAAGTAAGTGATAAATGTAAATATCGATGTGAAAGTAGCGATAACATTGCCAGTGTTTCTAGTACAAGCTCAGCATATACGCTTCCTGATGAGATGAGGAAGTTGAATATTAATATTTCTGGGAATGTTCCTGGTGCTGTGAAAGCTGAAGATTCGAATTCGAAGCCATTTTTCAATGCTGAAACTGCGTCCAAGTCTAGAAGATATATAAAGGTTTCTAGACCAAGTAGTAAAGACTGTTCTAGTAGAAATGTAGAAACTAATTATTGTGATAAGAGTTTTAAAGGTCGTTCTGTTGATGTGGAAGTCACCAATGGGAGTAGCTCAAAGACAAATGTAGCGGATGCATCAGGTATATCTAATTCTGAACCATTTACTTTTCAAGCTGGACTTGGTGAGAGTGCTGATGTTGGGCAGTTTCATAAGAGTCAATCAGTTGATAGTATAGAAGCAAATGTAGTTTCCTCACAGCCTTCATTTTCGGTTAATAAACCTGAGTCCCAACCCAGTGTTTTTGAAGCACCTTCTGTTGGAGTAGAAAAGGACTATGCCAACAATTCTACTACCAGTACTCGAGATGGATTGGGAGTGTCATCTATGGATTTTAAAACTCCAACATGTGGCCCTTCCTCCCTTAAGGAAAGTCTATTTCCTAAACTAGATAAGAAACCACAATTCAATGTGAAGAATAGGACTATCAAGGACAAAAGATTTAGGGACACAAAGCATAAGTTGAAAAAGCCTTCTGTTAATCAACGACTCGGCCAAGATCATGCCTCAAAGGAAAGCAGTTCCCAAGAAAAACCAAACTCTCCTGAATGTTACTCCCCAATGGATTTCTCTCCCTATCAGGAAAGTAGTATCCCTGAAGAGCACTCAAGAGAAACTTCTGCAACATCAGATGGATCCTTCTACCAAGACAATAATTGTAGAACCTGTTCCTCAGATGCACCGGCCCCTGCTGATCTTAAAGAGGAGGATTTCGTTTTTGCAGGGAAAGGATTAGATAGTAACAGAGGTGATCAGGAATCTAAACAAGAAAATGGAAGTGTTGATTATCATGGTGAATCTTTTATTCAGAAGTGTCCATCAGTTTCTAAGGCTGAATTTGCCTGTTCCGGTGCCCAAATGGAGCAGGCTGACTGCCACAGCAGTGTTGGTTTGACATCTTTGGAATCTATAGCCACTTATAGCTCAGACTCGGAGAAGCAAGAAAACAGTTCTAGAATGCAGTTCTACTTTACTTCGGGTCTGGAAGATAAGGAGAAAAGTTTTATGTTTTCAGCAACATCCTCTGGGCAGGAGAAATTATCTGCAAGAAAGCATCGATATAGGCGGAAAAGTAGGAGCGGTGTTAGTGGTGATTCTTCTGTTGTTACTTCAAGCTCAAATCAATCTTCATCCAGTGCAGCAGACAAATTCGAAGCAAGTAAACAGAACAACAAAGGGCATAGTTCCTCAGCTGAAATTCATGAAACCTGTGAGAAGTGGCGACTCAGGTGCAC is a window of Humulus lupulus chromosome 4, drHumLupu1.1, whole genome shotgun sequence DNA encoding:
- the LOC133831531 gene encoding uncharacterized protein LOC133831531, with translation MPPAAVDVRSPIASPPPPPPSRKNPSSSFPQSTQDGSPFNFRAAFGDGGGVCGPDRDAPRSKTEVPPTPPSVRSRPRLWKVRRHVGAQHARSRIGSSEVGLGFNPFCSSNGVSVSSGETGSVGFGFDGVRSGLSECLGSGEGLRQLSSDETGKSSIGQGMEFKKTESVGFVFGAKENGTTRDFLGEKDQAIKNGTEVVSDGTGEKKTEPEPVSGKFGAGFAFGQNWNGLGLNSNLEKTEYGEFEKNLNSDVSGKMKPETGVECPKDSNAAFVFGANPSGLSLNFDSEEGNVMRSSSEFVFGASWCTSESNLSSEKRDSSDIEKEVPSKVEAASKVNTGAFVFESISRKGSSLTENSGNFHGTVGAQVNGLGPEVSDKCKYRCESSDNIASVSSTSSAYTLPDEMRKLNINISGNVPGAVKAEDSNSKPFFNAETASKSRRYIKVSRPSSKDCSSRNVETNYCDKSFKGRSVDVEVTNGSSSKTNVADASGISNSEPFTFQAGLGESADVGQFHKSQSVDSIEANVVSSQPSFSVNKPESQPSVFEAPSVGVEKDYANNSTTSTRDGLGVSSMDFKTPTCGPSSLKESLFPKLDKKPQFNVKNRTIKDKRFRDTKHKLKKPSVNQRLGQDHASKESSSQEKPNSPECYSPMDFSPYQESSIPEEHSRETSATSDGSFYQDNNCRTCSSDAPAPADLKEEDFVFAGKGLDSNRGDQESKQENGSVDYHGESFIQKCPSVSKAEFACSGAQMEQADCHSSVGLTSLESIATYSSDSEKQENSSRMQFYFTSGLEDKEKSFMFSATSSGQEKLSARKHRYRRKSRSGVSGDSSVVTSSSNQSSSSAADKFEASKQNNKGHSSSAEIHETCEKWRLRGNQSYKKGDLAKAEEFYTQGIISVPSSERSGSCLEPLLLCYSNRAAARMCLLRIREAIGDCMMALALDPIFLKAQLRAANCHLVLGEIENALQFFNQCLEMGAGVCLDRRIILDAADGQQKAQKVAECIGQSTKLLEQKNPDAALSALEIISEASSISLYSEKLLKMKAEALIMLRRHEEAIQLCEKSLCFAEKNFSSGISLAANIYGSANELHSFERIWRWCLISKSYFYLGRLEAALPILDKLKQIGSIKDESANKELDSSTLLAVTIRDLLHQKNAGNEAFKSGKYSEAVEHYTVALSSNVESRRFAAICFCNRAAAHQALGQISDAIADCSLAIALDGNYAKAVSRRATLHEMIRDYGQAATDLQRLISILESQSCNKTKEYGSSGKSTGNAKDLRQAQMHLQIMEEESKKGISLDFYLILGSKQTDESSDIKKAYRKAALKHHPDKAGQFLARSDSGDEGRLWKEISQEVHKDADRLFKMIGEAYAILSDPAKRSQYDLDEDIRKASKGSSGSSSHGRHSDACSSGSNGFRPDFRGSPFERSSYRRNFRDNWKTYGNSYSRW